In the Mycolicibacter sp. MU0102 genome, one interval contains:
- a CDS encoding 3-oxoacyl-ACP reductase family protein: MSTATLAGRRALVTGGSRGIGREIVRRLAADGASVAFTYSSSPADAEKLVAEVAGDGGTAIAIQADAAVPTQVAAAVEEAVAELGGLDVLVNNAGVGYWAPIDEFPAEQFDRLVAVNIGGMYWAVRTAVKHLGEGARIINIGSINAEQIPVPGLSVYGMTKGAVASFTQGLARDLGPRGITVNNVQPGPIHTEMNPDDGGEFPEILKKTTALGRYGQVGDIAAAVSFLAGPESGYVTGANWNVDGGFTA, translated from the coding sequence ATGAGCACAGCAACCCTGGCCGGACGGCGCGCACTGGTCACCGGAGGATCGCGCGGAATCGGCCGAGAGATCGTCCGGCGGTTGGCCGCCGACGGCGCCAGCGTGGCCTTCACCTATTCGTCCTCACCGGCCGACGCCGAGAAACTCGTCGCCGAAGTCGCCGGGGACGGCGGCACGGCGATTGCGATCCAAGCCGACGCCGCGGTACCCACCCAGGTCGCGGCCGCGGTCGAGGAGGCCGTCGCCGAACTGGGCGGCCTGGATGTGCTGGTGAACAATGCCGGCGTCGGATACTGGGCGCCGATCGATGAGTTTCCGGCCGAACAGTTCGACCGTCTGGTGGCGGTCAACATCGGCGGAATGTACTGGGCGGTGCGCACCGCGGTGAAGCACCTGGGTGAAGGCGCGCGGATCATCAACATCGGCAGCATCAACGCCGAGCAGATTCCGGTCCCCGGATTGTCGGTGTACGGCATGACCAAGGGTGCAGTAGCGTCGTTCACCCAGGGCCTGGCCCGCGATCTCGGCCCGCGCGGCATCACCGTCAACAACGTGCAGCCCGGTCCGATCCACACCGAGATGAACCCGGACGACGGCGGTGAATTCCCCGAAATCCTGAAGAAGACAACGGCACTGGGACGCTACGGGCAGGTCGGTGACATTGCCGCCGCGGTGAGCTTCCTGGCGGGCCCGGAATCCGGCTACGTCACCGGGGCGAACTGGAACGTCGACGGCGGCTTCACCGCCTGA
- a CDS encoding TetR/AcrR family transcriptional regulator translates to MAVGRPREFDPDQVVDEAMKLFWARGYDGVSISDVTAATKVNRRSIYAEFGSKENLYQRAVQRYLAGQGGYVVEALALPTARDVAEAMVHGAADTVSGNPQGCLTVDNGPGLAEIREATVHQIAERFDAAVTEGELSGVDTLVLARWIAAVCQGIAVQARSGARRADLHALADRALAGWPESR, encoded by the coding sequence ATGGCGGTGGGAAGACCACGGGAGTTCGACCCCGATCAGGTCGTGGACGAGGCGATGAAGCTGTTCTGGGCGCGCGGCTACGACGGTGTTTCGATCTCCGATGTCACGGCTGCGACCAAGGTCAACCGGCGCAGCATCTACGCCGAGTTCGGCTCAAAGGAGAATCTGTACCAGCGGGCCGTCCAGCGTTACCTCGCCGGACAGGGAGGCTATGTCGTTGAAGCGCTGGCCTTGCCGACCGCCCGTGATGTCGCCGAAGCAATGGTGCACGGCGCGGCCGACACGGTCAGTGGCAACCCGCAGGGTTGCCTGACGGTTGACAATGGACCGGGTCTGGCCGAAATTCGCGAGGCCACAGTGCATCAGATCGCTGAACGATTCGACGCCGCGGTGACCGAAGGCGAACTGTCCGGAGTCGACACCCTGGTGCTCGCGCGGTGGATCGCTGCGGTGTGTCAGGGCATCGCAGTTCAGGCGCGCAGCGGAGCGCGCCGCGCCGATCTGCACGCGCTGGCCGACCGGGCATTGGCGGGCTGGCCCGAATCTCGGTGA
- a CDS encoding DNA adenine methylase: protein MTQSRSVTTAEVLERAQRFPRLRYMGSKYQLLPHLERLFADLGGETAVDAFSGSGVVSYLLKAQGFSVTSNDFLAFPGMITRATVANSSVRLTAGDIDLICGPAADDRDFIQTKFDGLYYTPEDRAFLDSAWSHIDQLAGFKRDIAISALVLSAARRQPRGVFTFTDSSKYADGRRDLRMTLREHFRRAAAEYNAVVFSNGSKSRTVTGDIFDLDVETPDLVYLDPPYAPPRDDADYMKRYHFLEGLSVYWRDVTIMEETKTKKIAKRFTPFAYKRTIEDALLRTFERFEDAGAIVLSYSSNALPDASRIVDLLGKVKTDVRKIAVDHKYSFGTHSAATRRDVSEYLFVGTNA, encoded by the coding sequence ATGACGCAGTCGAGGTCCGTAACGACGGCCGAGGTTCTTGAACGGGCCCAAAGGTTTCCTCGGCTGCGCTACATGGGCTCGAAATACCAACTGCTGCCGCACCTGGAGCGGTTGTTCGCCGATCTTGGCGGCGAAACGGCGGTCGATGCGTTCTCCGGCTCCGGGGTGGTCTCGTACCTGTTAAAGGCGCAAGGGTTCTCGGTCACGAGCAACGATTTTCTCGCGTTCCCCGGCATGATCACCCGTGCGACTGTTGCCAACTCGTCGGTGCGACTCACTGCCGGCGACATCGACCTGATCTGCGGACCGGCTGCCGATGACCGTGACTTCATCCAGACCAAGTTCGACGGGCTGTACTACACGCCGGAGGATCGTGCGTTCCTCGATTCGGCGTGGTCGCACATCGACCAACTGGCTGGATTCAAACGAGACATCGCGATCTCAGCGCTGGTGCTCTCCGCTGCTCGACGCCAACCTCGCGGAGTGTTCACCTTCACCGACTCCAGCAAGTACGCTGACGGCCGCCGCGATCTCCGCATGACACTGCGGGAGCATTTTCGTCGTGCTGCCGCGGAGTACAACGCCGTCGTGTTCAGTAACGGAAGCAAGAGCCGCACGGTCACCGGCGATATCTTCGACCTGGACGTCGAGACCCCAGACCTGGTGTATCTGGACCCGCCCTACGCGCCGCCGCGTGACGATGCCGACTACATGAAGCGATATCACTTCCTCGAAGGATTAAGCGTCTACTGGCGCGACGTCACGATCATGGAAGAGACAAAGACCAAGAAGATAGCGAAGAGATTCACCCCGTTTGCGTACAAGCGCACCATCGAGGACGCGCTACTGCGGACCTTTGAGCGGTTCGAGGATGCGGGCGCGATCGTGCTGTCCTATTCCTCGAACGCGCTTCCCGATGCCAGCCGGATCGTCGACCTGCTGGGCAAGGTGAAGACTGACGTCCGGAAGATCGCCGTCGACCACAAGTACAGCTTTGGAACGCACTCGGCGGCCACCCGCCGCGATGTGTCCGAGTACCTGTTTGTCGGAACCAATGCATGA